Proteins co-encoded in one Dermacentor albipictus isolate Rhodes 1998 colony unplaced genomic scaffold, USDA_Dalb.pri_finalv2 scaffold_30, whole genome shotgun sequence genomic window:
- the LOC139052737 gene encoding E3 ubiquitin-protein ligase MARCHF2-like, which translates to MGLMHVNCLERWLNARNVDHCELCNHRFPTAGQGTCVRQFFHWALHGDSQRVVLGDLFFFALLTPVAVLSCFFCTHSASKQVLEGRIIEAASLVTLACLFVTAYVAWSFFTVRFHYRAFRAWQARHPMRRILAPPLARGAGAGGHGSATGNQSGGVWELEDVVAGSVETGRTSTA; encoded by the coding sequence ATGGGCCTCATGCACGTCAACTGCCTAGAGCGCTGGCTTAACGCCCGGAACGTAGACCACTGCGAACTTTGCAACCACCGCTTTCCAACCGCGGGCCAAGGCACTTGCGTGCGCCAGTTCTTTCACTGGGCGCTACACGGCGATTCGCAGCGGGTGGTGCTGGGGGACTTGTTTTTCTTCGCGCTCCTGACGCCGGTGGCCGTGCTTAGCTGCTTCTTCTGCACCCACAGTGCCTCTAAGCAAGTGCTCGAAGGTCGTATCATTGAGGCGGCCAGCCTGGTCACTCTCGCCTGCCTCTTCGTCACGGCCTACGTGGCCTGGTCGTTTTTTACGGTTCGCTTTCACTACCGAGCTTTCCGGGCATGGCAGGCAAGGCACCCGATGCGCAGGATCCTGGCACCGCCTTTAGCCAGGGGAGCAGGTGCAGGCGGACATGGCAGCGCTACGGGCAATCAATCTGGGGGCGTGTGGGAGCTGGAGGACGTCGTCGCTGGAAGCGTCGAGACCGGGCGCACGTCCACGGCATAG